ACGATTGATGGAAAGCGGGCCCTGCCCTATGAAGTGATCGCCGAAGAGTTTTTGAAGTCCCTTGCCGCAAACCCAGTGACAGCGCTCAAGCGCTGGGACGAAACCGGCGCTTTAACGGAAACCATCCCCGAACTTTTGGAAATGAAAGGCTGCGTCCAGCCCGACAATTGGCACACCGAGGGCGACGTGTGGGACCACGCCCTCTTGGCGTTGGAAAAAATTTCAAACGATGCGTTCAAAAAAGAATTTAATGATGAGAAGCCGGACCTGGAACTCGTGCTTGCCGTATTATTCCATGACATCGGCAAACCCTACACCTTAAAGACCCCGGAAAAAGACGGGGTTGATAGGGTGCGCTTTGACGGGCATGATGAGGTCGGCGCAAAGGTCGCGAAAGAGGCCCTGAACCGCTTGCGCGTGTCCGCGCCGCCGGAGGTCGGGGTTGACGCGGAGCGCGTAGTCTGGATGGTTGAGCATCATATGCTGCTCGTGCACGGCGAACCCGAGACCTTGCGGCCGGATACCATAGAAAAGTATTTCTTCAGCCAAAAGCGGCCCTCGCGCAACTTTTTGAAGCTCTTGTATGCGGACGGCGCTGCAACCATAAGCCGCGAGGGCAAGCCCATGACCGGACTCTACGAACGCATGCGCGAGCGCATCGCCGAGATAAAGCAGAAGACCGGGTCCCACGGCTTAAAGCTTGCCAAACCCCTGATTTCCGGACAAGATGTGATGGATGCGTTAAAACTTGCGCCCGGGCCCGAAATCGGCAACATACTGGAACGCGTGCGCTCAAAACAGCTGTCCGGAGAACTCACCTCAAAATCTGCGGCGCTTGAGTATATCAAACAACCATGAAACTGGCCGTAGAAGCAACCGACAATCTTGACCGTTTAGATAAGTTCCTTGCCGCAAAGCTCGCGGGCGCCACGCGCTCGTTCGTGGCGCGCCAGATCAAGCGCGGCAGGGTGACCGTAAACAACAGCCCAACCTATGCGCATTACACGCCAAAGCCGGGCGACGTGATTGAGGTTGCCAAAGTTGAACAGGAGGCGCCGAAACTTGCGCCCGACCCGAACGTCGCGTTCAAAATCATTGATGAACAGCCAAATTACCTGGTGATTGAAAAGCCCGCAGGCCTGGTGGTGCACCCTGCCCCCGGCGTGTCCGAACCAACGCTCGTTGACGGCCTGGTTGCGAAGTACCCGGATCTCGCGCGTGTCGGCGAAGACAAGCTGCGCCCGGGAATCGTGCACCGGCTTGATAGGGACGTATCCGGATTGATGGTGGTCGCGCGCACCCAAGCCATGTTTGAGAGCCTCAAGCAACAGTTCCGGGAGCGCGAAGTTGAAAAGCAGTACAGTGCCCTGGTCCACGGCAGGGTCCAAGGAGAGCGCGGGATGATTGATACGCCCATTGGGCGCTCCCAGACGAAGTCAGGCAAAATGGCGGCACACACCCAGGAGCGCGAGGGCGACCGGAACGCGCAGACCGAGTACCTCGTGCGCGAGCGCGTAAAAAACTACACCCTGCTTGAGATCCGGCTCCACACTGGACGTTCGCACCAAATCCGTGTACACTTGCACTCAATCGGCCACCCCGTGGTCGGGGACGAATTGTACACCAACAAGCGCGTCAAGCATAAAGATCTGGGCCGCATCTTCCTGCACGCATCAAAACTTTCTTTTGACGATGCATCCGGCGAACGGCACACCTACACTTCCGAGCTCCCCAAAGAACTCCAAGACTTTCTGTCATCACTATGAAGCACAGCACAAACCTGGTTATCATCTCCGGCCCCTCGGGTTCCGGGCAAGACAGCGTTATCCAAGGCTTGGTTGATCGCGGAGTGCCGATTGTACGCCCCCTATCAACCGTTACCCGCCCCATGCGCCCGGGCGAAGCAGAAGGTAAACCATACCATTTTGTGTCCGAACAGCAATTTGACGAGCTCATCCGGCAAAACAGGTTATCTGAATGGGCAGTAGTCTACGGAAAAAAAGCGGGCATTACCAAACAGGAGCTGGAGCGCATCAAAAACATACGCGATAAAATCGGCGTTTGGAAAATGGATTGGCAGGGAGTCGCTACCGCCAAAAAACAGTATCCTGACATTGTAGCCATCCTCATACTGCCGCCGAACATGGAAACGCTCGTTGAACGCTCGCGTGAACGGGGGCAACAAAACGAAAAGGATATTCAAGAACGCTTTGAAGCGAGCCGCGCTTTTCTCACGCACAAGGCGCTCTATGACTACGAAGTCATTAACGAAGAGGGCAAGCTGGATCAGGCCGTTGACAAGGTAGCTGAAATTCTTAAACAAGAAGGCTTCCTTGACAACAACGCCTGATTCAATTAGTATCCACCTATTATCCATCTATTTATCTATGCCGATTAAGAAATCCTCATTCAAGGAACTGCGCAAGACCAAAACTCGGACCCGGTTCAACTCCATCCGCGAAAAGCAGATCAAGGACGCCATGAAAAAGATTCAAAAGGCCTTAACCGTCAAGAATCTTGAAGAGGCCCAAGTCCTTGCCAAGAACGTGGTTGCCATGATTGATAAGGCTGCCAAGCGCCGCATCATCCACCCGAACAAGGCATCCCGCAAAAAGTCCCGCCTGTTCGCGGCCATCAAACGGGCCGCCGCCAAAAAGTAACTTAAAAAGCCCCGCCGCACCGGCGGGGCTTTTGGTTAGCGGACAATTGAATCAACCAGCACCGTAAACAGGAGTTTGGGTTCGCCGCGACTCTCCTTGAGGCTGCGGTCCAGCCGGGCCAAGGCGTGGTACATCCCGATGAGGCGCTTGACCGTAAAGCGCCTGCTTTGGGCGCGCGTCTTTTGCACCACAAACGGATTCAACTTAAGCTCCGAAGCAAGGGATGCGTCTGACCCTTCGGCCCCGTGCAGGGCAAGCAAAAGCCTTGTTTGCCGGATGATCATGCCCAAAAACTGCTGGGGCGCCTCAACCGCTTCCAGCTGCGCATCAACCAGGCCGAGAGCGGTTTTCCTGTCGCCGCTTGAGAGCGCGTCAACAAACTTCCAGATGTTCTCCTGTGTTGACGCGTGCACCATGGCCCCAACCGCCCGGGCCGTGATCGTGCCTTTGCCTGCGGAAAGCTTGGCAAGCTCGTTTGCGGCGCGCCAGGTGTCCGTGCCAATCATACCCACAAGCAAACGCGCGGCCGCGGGCTCAATGGATGCGCCGAGCTCGCGGGCGACTCTCTGGATAACCGCGGGCATATCCCGCTCGCTCGGGAGCGGGCACTCTTTTGAGTACTGCTCCTTTGCAAGCCGCGCCACCAGTTTGAGCCGCTTGTCAGGCGCGCCCGCGTGATAGACTATCAGGCTCGTGCCAGCGCCAATCTCGTGCGTGTCCAAAAAATCAGTGAGTGAATCACGCACCTCTTTGTTCTCCAATAGTCCCTTTGCGATAACCAGCTTTTTGGATGAGAACAGCCCGGCCGCGGTCAGGCGCGCCCCAAGCTCTTCCCATGTCCCCTCTTCAGCATCAAACACCTCCACCGCCCCGCCGGATGCGGCGTGCTTCGCGTTGAATCCATGAACCAGTTTTTCCAAGTATTGTTTTGACGAGTACGTATCCTCGCCGTGAATCAAAATCAGCATAGAATTTAAAGTGTGCAGGGGGCTACATTTCGTAGCGAGAATGATGGAGCGAAACGACCCTTCGGAGCGGAGAAATGTAGCCCCCGAACACCTATTGAATCGGTTTAGTGCGCCTCCTGCCAATTTTTGCCCGAATGCACCTCCGCGACC
This window of the Parcubacteria group bacterium genome carries:
- a CDS encoding CCA tRNA nucleotidyltransferase, with the protein product MSPQFPKLTAFPALASLVEEFPKTEVFLVGGAVRDILLGKKITDIDLLVRNITASELGDFLARHGRVVFAGKQFGVWKFNEIGRPRNEVYDIALPRTEFSLHKQGLYRDFKVKTNPRLPVEEDLCRRDFTVNAMAYNLIDEKLIDPHQGAEDLAGKLIRSVGKAQDRFQEDYSRMLRAIRFSLQLGFGIEDKTLATIRAMLPHINKTIDGKRALPYEVIAEEFLKSLAANPVTALKRWDETGALTETIPELLEMKGCVQPDNWHTEGDVWDHALLALEKISNDAFKKEFNDEKPDLELVLAVLFHDIGKPYTLKTPEKDGVDRVRFDGHDEVGAKVAKEALNRLRVSAPPEVGVDAERVVWMVEHHMLLVHGEPETLRPDTIEKYFFSQKRPSRNFLKLLYADGAATISREGKPMTGLYERMRERIAEIKQKTGSHGLKLAKPLISGQDVMDALKLAPGPEIGNILERVRSKQLSGELTSKSAALEYIKQP
- a CDS encoding RluA family pseudouridine synthase; its protein translation is MKLAVEATDNLDRLDKFLAAKLAGATRSFVARQIKRGRVTVNNSPTYAHYTPKPGDVIEVAKVEQEAPKLAPDPNVAFKIIDEQPNYLVIEKPAGLVVHPAPGVSEPTLVDGLVAKYPDLARVGEDKLRPGIVHRLDRDVSGLMVVARTQAMFESLKQQFREREVEKQYSALVHGRVQGERGMIDTPIGRSQTKSGKMAAHTQEREGDRNAQTEYLVRERVKNYTLLEIRLHTGRSHQIRVHLHSIGHPVVGDELYTNKRVKHKDLGRIFLHASKLSFDDASGERHTYTSELPKELQDFLSSL
- a CDS encoding 30S ribosomal protein S20 gives rise to the protein MPIKKSSFKELRKTKTRTRFNSIREKQIKDAMKKIQKALTVKNLEEAQVLAKNVVAMIDKAAKRRIIHPNKASRKKSRLFAAIKRAAAKK
- the holA gene encoding DNA polymerase III subunit delta produces the protein MLILIHGEDTYSSKQYLEKLVHGFNAKHAASGGAVEVFDAEEGTWEELGARLTAAGLFSSKKLVIAKGLLENKEVRDSLTDFLDTHEIGAGTSLIVYHAGAPDKRLKLVARLAKEQYSKECPLPSERDMPAVIQRVARELGASIEPAAARLLVGMIGTDTWRAANELAKLSAGKGTITARAVGAMVHASTQENIWKFVDALSSGDRKTALGLVDAQLEAVEAPQQFLGMIIRQTRLLLALHGAEGSDASLASELKLNPFVVQKTRAQSRRFTVKRLIGMYHALARLDRSLKESRGEPKLLFTVLVDSIVR